In a genomic window of Gossypium arboreum isolate Shixiya-1 chromosome 7, ASM2569848v2, whole genome shotgun sequence:
- the LOC108475651 gene encoding uncharacterized protein LOC108475651, whose amino-acid sequence MNYQAGSGSNLGNNPTNPVVSDLNGVEETEKIKVELSKQLEYLCKSLEEKFKAMESVGYHCEIDTKDLSLVSNLILPLKFKTPEFEKYNGTSCLEAHITMFYRRVAGYVNNDQLLIHCFQEILVGVVSKWYNQLSRTQINSWKDLPQGFVKQYSHATGMTPDKINLQNMEKKPNESFQQYAQRWREVVIQVQPPLLEKETTMLFINTLKALLITHKLGSATKSLSDIVMTSEMIENTIRSGKIDARESAKRSTSKRNENEVNNMSKGYYKSVTVGQPNIVTTNHRSLRDK is encoded by the coding sequence ATGAATTACCAAGCCGGTTCAGGCTCTAATCTGGGGAATAACCCAACTAATCCCGTTGTCTCTGATCTCAATGGTGTAGAAGAAACAGAAAAAATAAAGGTGGAACTCTCGAAACAATTGGAATACCTATGCAAGTCGTTAGAGGAAAAGTTCAAAGCAATGGAAAGTGTTGGCTATCACTGCGAAATCGATACTAAAGATTTGAGTTTGGTTTCAAACTTAATACTTCCTCTTAAGTTCAAAACTCCAGagtttgagaaatacaacgggaCTAGCTGTCTCGAAGCTCACATCACCATGTTCTATAGACGAGTGGCAggctatgtcaataatgaccaattATTGATTCACTGTTTCCAAGAAATTCTGGTTGGGGTAGTATctaaatggtacaaccaattgagcCGTACCCAGATCAATTCATGGAAAGATCTACCACAAGGTTTCGTGAAGCAGTATAGTCACGCGACGGGCATGACTCCTGATAAAATCAACTTgcagaacatggaaaagaaaccaAATGAGAGTTTCCAGCAATACGCCCAAAGGTGGAGGGAAGTTGTCATACAAGTCCAGCCACCTCTCCTAGAAAAAGAAACCAccatgctattcatcaataccttAAAGGCTCTATTGATCACTCATAAGTTGGGGAGCGCTACTAAAAGCTTGTCAGATATAGTGATGACCAGTGAAATGATTGAAAACACAATAAGAAGCGGGAAGATAGATGCGAGAGAAAGTGCCAAGAGGTCAACCTCAAAGAGAAATGAAAATGAAGTGAATAATATGAGCAAAGGGTATTACAAATCAGTTACTGTAGGCCAACCGAATATAGTAACCACCAACCATCGGTCTCTTCGAGACAAGTAG